A portion of the Collinsella aerofaciens genome contains these proteins:
- a CDS encoding Abi family protein — MAEPHDRKPILTIEQQIEHLKQKGVAFELCSEEEAADYLRDKCNFFKLASYRKLFSKYEGGPRNGRYVDLDFGQLRLLAALDQELRHALLGMTLDIEHFQKVTLLREMEDRGEDGYAIVADYMASLTTANREYRLRELKMSGRSPYSSSLYAKYSGDMPAWAFLELTSFGTLIDFVRFCARRWGDRRLEASHYDLKRVKSVRNCAAHGSCLINCFAERGAARGSASSGVSRRVAAVGIPKATRRKWMGNTAMQEVATVLVAHSGLVPEGSSRSRAASELAEMFARADGETEALPDKGPDAAARSALEFLRRLTESLGLVE, encoded by the coding sequence ATGGCCGAACCCCACGATAGGAAGCCGATCCTCACGATCGAGCAGCAGATAGAGCACCTCAAGCAGAAGGGCGTAGCCTTCGAACTGTGTTCCGAGGAAGAGGCCGCGGACTACCTGCGCGACAAGTGCAACTTCTTCAAGCTCGCATCCTACCGCAAACTCTTCTCGAAATACGAGGGAGGCCCGCGCAACGGCCGCTACGTAGACCTCGACTTCGGCCAGCTGCGCCTGCTCGCGGCGCTCGACCAGGAGCTGCGCCACGCCCTGCTCGGCATGACGCTCGACATCGAGCATTTCCAGAAGGTGACACTGCTTCGCGAGATGGAGGACCGTGGAGAGGACGGCTACGCCATCGTGGCCGACTACATGGCATCGCTTACCACTGCAAACAGGGAGTACCGCCTGCGCGAGCTCAAGATGAGCGGCCGCAGCCCCTACAGCTCGAGCCTCTACGCGAAGTACTCCGGCGACATGCCTGCCTGGGCCTTCCTTGAGCTCACCTCGTTCGGCACCCTCATCGACTTCGTGCGCTTCTGCGCCAGGCGATGGGGCGACAGGCGCCTCGAGGCCTCCCACTACGACCTCAAGCGCGTGAAGTCCGTCCGCAACTGCGCCGCGCACGGCTCGTGCCTGATCAACTGCTTCGCCGAGAGGGGCGCCGCCCGGGGCTCGGCGTCCAGCGGCGTCTCCCGAAGGGTCGCCGCCGTGGGGATTCCCAAGGCGACCAGGAGGAAGTGGATGGGGAATACGGCCATGCAGGAGGTCGCGACCGTGCTCGTGGCGCACTCCGGCTTGGTACCCGAGGGCTCCTCGCGCTCGCGCGCCGCATCCGAGCTCGCCGAGATGTTCGCCAGGGCCGACGGCGAAACCGAGGCGCTGCCCGACAAGGGGCCCGACGCCGCAGCTCGCTCCGCGCTCGAGTTCCTTCGCAGGTTGACAGAATCGCTCGGGTTGGTAGAATAG